The genomic region CACGATCAGGGTGTCAAGGCTCAACCTGGACAAGAGGTGCGGGAGGACGAGCGAGGCCGTGCCCCCGCCGGCGTCGATCACCGCCTTGAAGCCGCGGTGGCGCACGACCGCGTCGTCCAGGCTGTGGACCAGGGCGACGGCGTAGTGCTCGACCGCCCGCGGCGGGTAGCGCAGCTCGCCCATCTCCTGCCCGAACGCCCGGCGGAACTCCTCCCGGTAGTAGGTGCGCTCGATGCGCCGCCTGGTCCCCTCGTCGATGTCGCTGCCGTCGCCGCCGAACACGGACAGCTCGACCGACTGGCTGTCCCGGGGCGAGGTGCGCACGTACATGCCGCCCGACGCGCCCATCCGGGCGGCCGAGAACCGCACCGAGGGGGCCGGGGCCAGCTCCAGGTCCTCGCAGGTCACCCCGGCCGAGTTCAGCCCGGCGATGATGGCCCGCTTGAGGGCGCGCGACACCCGGCTGGCGTCCCGCCCCAGGGTGACCCTCGACCCCTTCTTGAGGGTTGAACCGAAGGCGGTGGCGACCCGCAGGACCATCTCGGGAGTCAGGTCGACGTTGCCGATGCCGGTCACCCCGTGCTCGTCGAACAGCCCGCGGGCGCCCCGGCCCTCCCAGATGATGGACTTGGTGACGATCGCGCCTGGTTCGACCGTCTTGTAGGGATAGACCTTGACGTTGGGCTGCAGGATGGCCCCGTGGCCGATGTGGGCGTTGTCGCCGACGACCACGCCGTCCTCGACCCGGGCGCCCTCCTTGACGTCGGCGCTGCGACCGACGACGCAGCCGCGCAGGCTCGTCCCGGGGCCGATGTAGGCGTTGTCGTGGACGATCGCCCGGTGCAGGAAGGCGTCGCGCTTCACGATCACGCCCGAGCCGACCACGCTGTACTCGCGCAGGCGGGCGCCCGCCTCGACCTTGGTGAAGTCGCCGATGAGGACGGGCGCGGTCAGGACGGCGTCGGGGTCGAGCTCGGCCCCCTCCCCCAGCCAGACCCCGGGCCGGACCTGGAAGCCGCGCACGTCGACCTTGACCTTGCCGTCGAGGATGTCCTGGTGGGCGCGCTGGTAGGCCTCGAGGCTGCCGACGTCCTCCCAGTAGCCCTCGGCGACGAAGCCGAACAGGGGCGCGCCCTGGTCGAGCAGCTTGGGGAAGACGTCGCCGGCGAAGTCGGACGGCTCCCCCTCCGGGATGTGGTCGAACACCTCGGGTTCCAGCACGTAGATGCCGGTGTTGATGGTGTCGGAGAAGACCTGGCCCCAGTGGGGCTTCTCGAGGAAGCGCTCGATGCGGCCGTCGTCGGTGGTGATGACGATGCCGAACTCGAGCGGGTCGGGCATGCGCTTGAGCACCACCGTGGCCAGGGCGCCGCGGCGGCGGTGGAAGCTCACGACCTCGTCGAGGTCGATGTCGGTCAGGGCGTCCCCGGAGATGACCACGAAGGTCTCGCCGAGCATCTCGGCGGCGTTGCGGACGCTGCCGGCCGTGCCGAGCGGGGTCGGCTCGGTGGCATAGGTCAGGTCCACCTCCATGTCGGCGCCGTCGCCGAAGTAGTTGCGGACCTGGCTGGCCAGGAACTGCACGGTGACCACGATGTCCTTGAACCCGTAGTCCCGGATGTGCCGGACGATGTGCTCCATGATGGGCCGGTTGCCCACCGGGAGCATGGGCTTCGGCTGGTTGGCGGTGAGGGGGCGCAGGCGGGTGCCCTCCCCGCCGGCCATGATCACCGCCTTCACCGGCATCCCCCGCGGGGCCGAGAGGACGAGACGCTTGTAGCCATGGAGATTCGTTCCCTTGTCTCTTCGGCGCCCTGCCAGGGACGCGTGGTCGTTCGGGGCGACCGGCCGGTGGGGTCGCCGGCACCTGGGCGCCCGGACCGGGATCCTGGGTCTGGGCCGGCTCGGCCAGACGGCCGGCGGCTCCTGTCGGCGCTAGGAGCCGGCCTCC from Actinomycetota bacterium harbors:
- a CDS encoding sugar phosphate nucleotidyltransferase — its product is MPVKAVIMAGGEGTRLRPLTANQPKPMLPVGNRPIMEHIVRHIRDYGFKDIVVTVQFLASQVRNYFGDGADMEVDLTYATEPTPLGTAGSVRNAAEMLGETFVVISGDALTDIDLDEVVSFHRRRGALATVVLKRMPDPLEFGIVITTDDGRIERFLEKPHWGQVFSDTINTGIYVLEPEVFDHIPEGEPSDFAGDVFPKLLDQGAPLFGFVAEGYWEDVGSLEAYQRAHQDILDGKVKVDVRGFQVRPGVWLGEGAELDPDAVLTAPVLIGDFTKVEAGARLREYSVVGSGVIVKRDAFLHRAIVHDNAYIGPGTSLRGCVVGRSADVKEGARVEDGVVVGDNAHIGHGAILQPNVKVYPYKTVEPGAIVTKSIIWEGRGARGLFDEHGVTGIGNVDLTPEMVLRVATAFGSTLKKGSRVTLGRDASRVSRALKRAIIAGLNSAGVTCEDLELAPAPSVRFSAARMGASGGMYVRTSPRDSQSVELSVFGGDGSDIDEGTRRRIERTYYREEFRRAFGQEMGELRYPPRAVEHYAVALVHSLDDAVVRHRGFKAVIDAGGGTASLVLPHLLSRLSLDTLIVNGHVDENRVAPTEDERQADLDRLAKLVTASGADLGVLFDAVGERIVLVDERGAILGLDRALLLFVDLIVRTEEGGGIALPVSTTRLAADLATRHGRQVHGSKLATSAIMRAAQLDGVVFAGAEGGGYVFPALHPAYDGLLSFGKLLELLAVHDTTLGAAVDALPEPSVVRRRVPTAWERKGAVMRQLVEASKGRRVDDTDGVKVFHPPDGSAEPAGGPGASAGGSGGSAGGPGPGAGAWGDDWVLVIPDTVEPITHLWAEAGDEAGAVALADEYEALIRRAAELD